From Pelosinus fermentans DSM 17108, the proteins below share one genomic window:
- a CDS encoding NUDIX hydrolase: MNESKQGFFKDDGSNHQIHSSNTVDMVIFSAIDSEDKDPRRLPDKVLQILLVKKKRDVLKTNGNASQEGKWSLPGGFVNYEESIDEAAVRELKEETNLENVYMEQLYTWGRVYPNLHRRVISTSYMALVDRKKFTVKSGEDAEDVRWFNVRSNVIGKYKHPTINGYILEQTFEIIIENKEITIKDHVIVKNTVEGHISKTENTYVENKDGLAFEHAKVIQYALDRLKNKVMYTDIAFSLMPELFTLTELQKVYEVLYRRELADAYFRKKVKRMLTKTALLSEGKQFRPSKLYLFNPRWKDEEE, translated from the coding sequence ATGAATGAATCCAAACAAGGTTTTTTTAAAGATGATGGCAGCAATCATCAAATACACTCCTCGAATACGGTAGATATGGTTATTTTCAGCGCAATTGATAGTGAAGATAAAGATCCAAGACGACTGCCTGATAAAGTACTGCAAATTCTTTTGGTAAAAAAGAAAAGGGATGTATTAAAAACAAATGGCAATGCATCACAAGAGGGAAAATGGTCTTTGCCGGGAGGGTTTGTTAATTACGAAGAAAGCATTGATGAAGCTGCTGTAAGAGAATTGAAGGAAGAAACAAACTTGGAGAATGTATATATGGAGCAGCTTTATACATGGGGGCGAGTCTATCCTAACCTTCATAGAAGGGTGATCAGTACATCCTACATGGCCTTGGTAGATCGAAAAAAGTTTACTGTAAAATCAGGTGAAGATGCAGAAGATGTACGATGGTTTAACGTCCGCAGCAATGTCATTGGCAAATATAAACATCCAACGATAAATGGATATATTCTTGAGCAAACCTTTGAAATTATAATAGAAAATAAAGAGATTACCATAAAAGATCATGTGATAGTAAAAAATACAGTAGAGGGACATATCTCAAAAACAGAAAACACGTATGTTGAGAATAAAGATGGCTTAGCTTTTGAACATGCTAAAGTAATACAGTATGCTCTTGATAGGTTGAAAAATAAAGTAATGTATACGGACATTGCTTTTAGCTTGATGCCAGAATTATTTACGCTTACAGAATTACAAAAAGTATATGAGGTTTTATATCGCCGGGAATTAGCAGATGCTTATTTTCGAAAAAAAGTTAAAAGAATGCTTACCAAAACAGCATTATTATCAGAAGGTAAGCAGTTTAGACCTTCCAAGTTATATCTTTTTAATCCGCGATGGAAGGATGAAGAAGAATAG
- a CDS encoding ComEA family DNA-binding protein has product MVEQRNKLLFIVMLAILIVAGSFYSFWQKNTVAEVASSDGVAVKNESHQPEQSDEIFVYISGAVHKPGVFKASPNSRVFDIVAMAGGLTAEADVAKTNLAQGIKDGMHIHVVDKLPVSNEHSATTGTTKTNVGNKVNINHADKGELDTLPGVGPALAERIIEYRQTNGSFTSIDELKNVPGIGSSKFDKMKEKITN; this is encoded by the coding sequence ATGGTTGAGCAGCGGAATAAGTTATTATTTATTGTGATGCTGGCGATATTGATTGTAGCAGGCAGTTTCTATAGTTTTTGGCAGAAGAACACAGTGGCCGAAGTAGCATCTTCCGATGGCGTTGCAGTTAAAAATGAATCTCATCAGCCAGAACAATCTGATGAGATCTTCGTATATATAAGCGGTGCTGTTCATAAACCAGGTGTATTTAAAGCATCTCCTAATTCTAGAGTATTTGATATCGTAGCGATGGCTGGCGGTCTTACAGCTGAGGCTGATGTGGCTAAAACCAATTTGGCTCAGGGAATCAAAGACGGTATGCATATTCATGTAGTGGATAAGCTTCCGGTTTCCAATGAGCATTCAGCAACGACTGGCACCACTAAGACAAACGTAGGTAATAAAGTCAATATTAATCATGCTGATAAAGGCGAACTAGACACACTGCCAGGTGTGGGACCTGCGTTAGCAGAGCGAATCATTGAATATCGCCAAACAAATGGCAGTTTTACCAGTATTGATGAACTAAAGAATGTTCCTGGAATCGGATCAAGTAAATTTGACAAAATGAAAGAAAAAATCACAAATTGA
- a CDS encoding ABC transporter permease, protein MKKLNAWLPVLSAILAILVDYGVGNIDKHTPAKHPYFMYLLVVLLGAFTIIALLSYFNPKVKEWIEDRSLFIAATILFLNVINIVTKKLGLLPVIFFPTLDKILSIIIEDRDFLALCLGSSGKLLFTGYFFGAIAGFATGIAVGFSNSANYWISPLIRILGPIPATAWIPLVLISFPTTFTASAFLIALSVWFPTTVMTSSGIFNVRNAYFEVSSTLGAGKYYQIFMVGVPAAMPHMFIGLFNGTCASFITLMTAEMLGVKNGIGWYINWQKEMMAYANVYAGLIIIAVTFSILITLLFKVRDNVLVWQKGVIKW, encoded by the coding sequence ATGAAAAAGCTAAATGCATGGCTACCGGTATTATCGGCAATTTTGGCAATCCTTGTAGATTATGGAGTTGGAAATATTGATAAACATACGCCTGCAAAACATCCTTATTTCATGTATTTACTTGTGGTTTTGCTTGGAGCTTTTACAATCATTGCATTATTATCATATTTTAATCCAAAAGTAAAGGAATGGATTGAAGACAGATCTTTATTTATTGCCGCAACAATTTTATTTCTAAATGTAATTAATATAGTGACCAAGAAACTAGGACTTCTTCCTGTGATCTTCTTTCCAACGCTTGACAAAATATTAAGCATTATTATAGAAGACCGGGATTTTCTTGCCTTGTGTCTCGGTTCTTCAGGAAAGCTTCTTTTTACAGGATATTTTTTTGGTGCAATTGCTGGGTTTGCTACAGGTATAGCTGTAGGATTCAGCAATTCGGCAAACTATTGGATTAGTCCTCTAATCCGTATATTGGGGCCAATTCCTGCGACGGCATGGATTCCACTAGTACTCATTAGCTTTCCAACAACATTTACGGCCAGTGCATTTTTGATTGCCCTTTCAGTATGGTTTCCGACAACTGTTATGACAAGCAGCGGTATTTTTAATGTTCGCAATGCGTATTTTGAAGTGTCAAGCACATTGGGAGCGGGAAAGTATTATCAAATATTTATGGTTGGTGTTCCTGCCGCTATGCCTCATATGTTTATCGGGCTTTTTAATGGAACGTGTGCTTCCTTTATCACATTGATGACAGCTGAAATGTTAGGTGTTAAAAATGGCATAGGCTGGTACATTAATTGGCAGAAGGAGATGATGGCTTATGCAAATGTCTACGCAGGACTGATCATAATTGCTGTTACATTCTCGATTCTCATTACACTGCTGTTTAAA